A stretch of the Saprospiraceae bacterium genome encodes the following:
- a CDS encoding inorganic phosphate transporter — protein MAIICVLCIITVCLFEFVNGFHDTANAVATVIYTKSLKPIPAVIWSGIWNFLGVICSSYLFGMAVAGKIAALIPLESVLSRDFSEAIAMIVSALIGAIIWNVGTWYFGIPCSSSHTMIGSLLGVGIVFSILPGSGDKVGVNWGEAYKIMNSLLISPLFGFSMAIVLMFMLKSFVKDKTIFKEPENGQTPPFWLRAILIGTCTLVSFFHGSNDGQKGVGLMLIVLMAFMPVQYALAPDFNKNEFAHTLKLMKESLNRESTLNYEMERTLCASADKLEHFEKYIESLNVTQGRQLMIARKQMGVLSKELKVIVSEPNLITEKSNQRILKDGIHKLNKYTTYVPTWTIILISISLGIGTMIGWKRIVVTIGEKIGKRHMTFAEGASAELVASSTIGLASGLGLPVSTTHVLSSGVAGAMVASKGIKNLQKGTVKNIVLAWVLTLPVTILISGGLYLLIRHFI, from the coding sequence ATGGCAATTATTTGTGTGCTTTGCATTATTACTGTGTGTTTGTTTGAATTTGTCAATGGCTTTCACGACACCGCCAATGCCGTTGCAACTGTCATTTACACTAAAAGCCTTAAACCAATTCCAGCAGTAATCTGGTCAGGAATCTGGAATTTCTTGGGAGTTATTTGCAGTTCGTACCTTTTTGGAATGGCTGTAGCTGGCAAAATAGCTGCACTGATCCCTCTTGAATCTGTGCTATCTCGTGATTTTTCCGAAGCTATTGCTATGATTGTATCTGCATTAATTGGCGCTATTATCTGGAATGTGGGTACCTGGTATTTTGGAATACCTTGTTCCAGTTCACATACAATGATCGGTTCTCTATTAGGAGTAGGAATTGTTTTCTCAATATTACCTGGAAGCGGAGACAAAGTGGGTGTTAATTGGGGTGAAGCATATAAAATCATGAATTCGCTGTTGATTTCACCACTTTTTGGGTTTTCAATGGCAATTGTATTGATGTTTATGCTAAAATCCTTTGTGAAGGATAAAACCATTTTTAAAGAACCAGAAAACGGCCAAACTCCCCCATTTTGGTTAAGGGCTATCCTAATAGGAACCTGTACTTTGGTTAGTTTTTTTCATGGTAGCAATGATGGTCAAAAAGGGGTTGGACTCATGCTCATAGTACTTATGGCTTTCATGCCTGTTCAATACGCACTGGCACCAGATTTTAATAAAAATGAGTTTGCTCATACTTTAAAATTGATGAAAGAATCCTTAAATCGAGAATCCACTTTAAACTATGAAATGGAACGAACCCTTTGTGCCAGTGCAGATAAATTAGAACATTTTGAAAAATACATTGAAAGCTTAAATGTCACACAAGGCCGCCAGTTAATGATTGCACGCAAACAAATGGGCGTACTTTCTAAAGAACTCAAAGTAATTGTATCCGAACCCAATTTAATTACAGAGAAGTCTAACCAACGAATTTTAAAGGATGGAATTCATAAATTGAATAAATACACCACCTATGTCCCAACATGGACCATTATTTTGATTTCAATTTCTTTAGGAATTGGTACCATGATAGGCTGGAAACGAATTGTAGTAACCATTGGTGAAAAAATTGGTAAACGCCATATGACATTTGCCGAAGGCGCTTCTGCTGAACTCGTAGCCTCAAGCACCATAGGATTGGCATCCGGACTGGGACTCCCCGTGTCAACTACTCATGTACTCTCTTCCGGAGTTGCAGGAGCAATGGTTGCGTCAAAAGGAATTAAGAATCTTCAAAAAGGAACTGTTAAAAACATTGTGTTGGCTTGGGTGCTTACATTACCTGTTACCATTTTAATAAGCGGAGGTTTGTATCTTTTGATTCGACATTTTATCTGA
- a CDS encoding OmpA family protein, translating into MNKFGILLTLLLAACSYQIKIKTGDQAFQSKQYANAIGFYKNEIDQVSNPKEKAYKAFKLGQSYKYLSDYDQSLGWFKKAYDLNYGLKALEEYAIALKNTGDYEAAILAYQELMQELKGGMEYKKDIQICRLNLEWIKQRTDFYYKLTNYTALNDKASDYSALTFDSTKVYFVSDRLSESRHENSKFGWTGRSFSDIYLFKNGSVESLPEPINSKSNEGSFCFNSIGSKIYFTRCDANDQPEDFCKIYESEYINGSWAEPERLDLGFDNSNVYHPALYKSDSILVFSSNAPGGVGQYDLYISYLGNEGWTVPENLGEPINSAYDEKFPVWYNDTLFFSSNGHPGLGGLDVFKTYKISESKWAPPINLKPDINSEADDFGFYIDKNFVANDTVFQKALLSSNRNFNRQDEIYSVELRKRSQIAVVQGPKKFKWEVQANIQFVTAESYKSSKQIPVDSVDLIEKVSRNSVNSKSNSKITLKLLPGESYTFLASKKNYLNNEFSFTTPTQPELTADSLFMMSIVVELIPIRYEEEFVIPELYYDFDKWNIRQDAVGSLEKLRGLLITNPLIRIRLGSHTDCRGDEKYNLELSEKRAHAAMQWLIAKGIDSSRLFHTGYGENDPAINCSCDSCSEDDHQKNRRTTFTLIR; encoded by the coding sequence ATGAATAAGTTTGGAATTCTGTTGACCTTGCTATTGGCAGCTTGTAGCTACCAAATTAAAATCAAAACAGGGGATCAGGCCTTTCAAAGCAAGCAATATGCTAACGCTATTGGTTTTTATAAGAATGAAATCGATCAAGTTTCAAATCCAAAGGAAAAAGCGTATAAAGCATTCAAATTAGGTCAGAGTTATAAATATTTAAGTGATTACGATCAATCTCTTGGATGGTTTAAAAAGGCTTATGATTTGAATTATGGTTTAAAAGCTTTGGAAGAATATGCAATCGCTTTAAAGAATACCGGAGATTATGAAGCCGCTATTTTAGCTTACCAGGAATTAATGCAAGAGCTAAAAGGTGGCATGGAGTATAAAAAGGATATTCAAATCTGTAGGCTAAATCTGGAGTGGATTAAACAAAGAACTGATTTTTATTATAAATTGACCAATTATACAGCCTTAAATGATAAGGCTTCTGATTATTCAGCACTAACTTTTGACAGTACAAAAGTTTATTTTGTATCTGACAGACTTTCTGAATCGAGGCATGAAAATTCTAAGTTTGGTTGGACTGGAAGAAGTTTTTCGGATATTTATTTATTTAAAAACGGTTCGGTCGAGTCGTTACCAGAACCGATCAACAGTAAGTCAAATGAAGGTTCATTTTGTTTTAATTCTATAGGAAGTAAAATTTATTTTACCAGATGTGATGCAAATGATCAGCCGGAAGACTTCTGTAAAATTTATGAATCTGAATATATAAATGGCAGTTGGGCTGAACCTGAACGCTTAGATTTAGGATTTGACAATTCAAATGTTTATCATCCTGCTTTATACAAATCGGATTCAATCTTAGTTTTTAGTTCAAATGCACCTGGTGGCGTTGGGCAATATGATTTGTATATAAGTTATTTGGGAAATGAGGGTTGGACTGTTCCAGAAAATCTGGGAGAACCAATCAATTCAGCCTATGATGAAAAATTTCCTGTTTGGTATAATGACACTCTTTTTTTTAGCAGCAATGGGCATCCTGGCTTAGGCGGTTTGGATGTATTTAAAACATATAAAATTTCGGAGTCGAAATGGGCTCCTCCCATTAATTTGAAACCTGATATTAATTCGGAAGCGGATGATTTTGGATTTTATATTGATAAAAATTTCGTGGCGAATGATACAGTTTTTCAAAAAGCACTTTTAAGTTCTAACAGAAATTTCAATCGACAAGACGAAATTTATTCTGTGGAATTAAGAAAGCGCAGCCAGATTGCAGTTGTGCAAGGTCCTAAAAAGTTTAAGTGGGAAGTGCAGGCTAATATTCAATTTGTGACCGCAGAATCATATAAATCGTCGAAACAAATCCCTGTTGATTCAGTTGATTTAATTGAAAAAGTATCCAGGAATTCTGTCAATTCAAAATCAAATTCAAAGATCACACTTAAACTGCTTCCTGGAGAATCTTATACATTTTTGGCAAGTAAGAAAAATTATTTGAATAATGAATTTTCATTCACTACGCCAACGCAACCAGAGTTAACTGCCGATAGTTTATTTATGATGTCGATTGTTGTAGAATTGATCCCGATTCGTTATGAGGAAGAATTTGTAATTCCTGAATTGTATTATGACTTTGATAAATGGAATATTAGGCAGGATGCTGTGGGATCATTGGAAAAATTAAGAGGATTGTTAATTACAAATCCGTTAATACGGATACGGTTGGGTTCCCATACAGATTGTAGGGGAGATGAAAAATACAATCTTGAATTATCCGAAAAAAGAGCTCATGCTGCAATGCAATGGTTAATAGCCAAAGGAATTGATTCCAGTCGATTGTTTCATACCGGGTATGGAGAAAACGACCCGGCAATAAATTGTTCTTGTGATTCCTGTTCAGAAGATGATCATCAAAAAAACAGGCGTACAACTTTTACGCTTATCAGATAA